In Gemmata obscuriglobus, a single genomic region encodes these proteins:
- a CDS encoding ABC transporter ATP-binding protein translates to MTTSRAIVQVRDLHKSFTRGTESIHVLRDLTLDVGEAEFLALMGPSGSGKTTLLNLIAGLDTPTDGSITVGENVISAMSESELARWRTRHVGFVFQFYYLLPVLTAYENVELPLLLLNLTKEQRRKQVETALGLVGLTNRMDHRPGQLSGGQQQRVGIARAMVTDPTLIVADEPTGDLDTKSADEILQLMEILRSQLGKTIIMVTHDPKAAGRAQRTLHLEKGQLVHDTAAVHA, encoded by the coding sequence ATGACCACTTCCCGCGCCATCGTGCAGGTGCGCGACCTGCACAAATCGTTCACCCGCGGCACCGAATCGATCCACGTGCTCCGGGACCTCACGCTCGACGTGGGCGAGGCCGAGTTCTTGGCCCTGATGGGGCCGTCGGGGAGCGGCAAGACGACGCTCCTGAACCTCATCGCCGGGCTCGACACGCCGACGGACGGCAGCATCACCGTCGGCGAGAACGTCATCTCCGCGATGTCGGAGAGCGAGCTGGCGCGGTGGCGCACCCGGCACGTCGGGTTCGTGTTCCAGTTCTACTACCTGCTCCCGGTGCTGACGGCCTATGAGAACGTCGAGCTGCCGCTGCTGCTACTCAACCTCACGAAGGAGCAGCGGCGCAAGCAGGTGGAGACGGCCCTCGGCCTGGTGGGGCTCACGAACCGCATGGACCACCGCCCCGGGCAGCTCTCCGGCGGCCAGCAGCAGCGGGTCGGCATCGCCCGCGCGATGGTCACCGACCCGACGCTCATCGTCGCGGACGAGCCGACCGGCGACCTCGACACCAAGAGCGCCGACGAGATCCTCCAGTTGATGGAGATCCTGCGCTCGCAGTTGGGCAAGACGATCATCATGGTCACGCACGACCCGAAGGCCGCCGGCCGGGCGCAGCGCACGCTGCACCTGGAGAAGGGGCAACTGGTCCACGACACCGCTGCCGTGCACGCTTAG
- a CDS encoding ABC transporter permease: MFGMPMETGGFGYDTSMLQLAAYMFGALVGLIGGGIALGTITLPAFFLTLWNFELATDEARPVLRWGVIGTCSLVCSGCFALQPVLTTLPMPAALLGTLLKFLGYLLVAPTAAALLGASVPLLPMFPRRLLLMMFRGLRRSMLRSSLTYLALFVLTLVLCLIYAVLYMIGNATTEKEANFKAIVTHKTIIPSQMPPGYYEEFKRVCLEELPPEMRPANGDKDIMSWSFILGTTDKVNMRKDNMVFLFALEPNKVTTMMDGLDELTGQEKELLDRACEAMTKNDKAIVMSKSRLKALNKKVGENLKLSGVNYPNLVFDFTIIGELPDGKYEGVSFMNKDYLLRQIDAYERDRTANPKGEKHPMAEKSINLIWVRLPTKEAFEVLSQKVNDPAKFNKVPIKLETASSGIGTWLGAFKDIFWGIKFILVPAMIGIMSLVVANALSISVRERRTEMAVLKVLGFAPRHVLLIVLGEALLVGFLGGGMSALMAYGLLGNVKFQIMFFGAFFVPANALVYGPALGMAVSFAGCIGPALAAKNVKVAEVFARVA, from the coding sequence ATGTTCGGCATGCCGATGGAAACGGGCGGGTTCGGGTACGACACGTCCATGCTCCAGCTCGCCGCTTACATGTTCGGCGCGCTGGTCGGGCTGATCGGCGGCGGGATCGCCCTGGGCACGATCACCCTCCCCGCGTTTTTCTTGACGTTGTGGAACTTCGAGCTGGCGACCGATGAGGCCCGACCGGTACTCCGCTGGGGCGTAATCGGGACGTGCAGTTTAGTTTGTTCAGGGTGCTTTGCGCTGCAGCCGGTGCTGACCACGCTGCCGATGCCGGCCGCGCTGTTGGGCACGCTGTTGAAGTTTCTCGGGTATCTGTTGGTCGCGCCGACCGCGGCCGCGCTCCTCGGGGCGTCGGTACCGCTGCTCCCGATGTTCCCGCGGCGCCTGCTGCTCATGATGTTCCGCGGGCTGCGCCGCAGCATGCTCCGCAGCTCGCTCACGTACCTCGCGCTGTTCGTGCTCACGCTGGTGCTGTGCCTGATCTACGCGGTGCTGTACATGATCGGGAACGCCACCACCGAGAAGGAGGCGAACTTCAAGGCCATCGTCACCCACAAGACGATCATCCCGAGCCAGATGCCGCCGGGGTACTACGAGGAGTTCAAGCGGGTGTGCCTGGAGGAGCTGCCGCCGGAGATGCGCCCGGCGAACGGCGACAAGGACATCATGAGCTGGTCGTTCATCCTCGGCACCACCGACAAGGTGAACATGCGCAAGGACAACATGGTGTTCCTGTTCGCGCTGGAGCCGAACAAGGTTACGACCATGATGGACGGCCTGGACGAACTGACCGGCCAGGAGAAGGAGCTGCTGGACCGGGCGTGCGAGGCGATGACCAAGAACGACAAGGCCATCGTGATGAGCAAGAGCCGGCTCAAGGCGCTGAACAAGAAGGTGGGCGAGAACCTCAAACTGAGCGGGGTGAACTACCCGAACTTGGTGTTCGACTTCACCATCATCGGCGAGCTGCCCGACGGCAAGTACGAGGGCGTCTCGTTCATGAACAAGGACTATCTGCTCCGCCAGATCGACGCCTACGAGCGGGACCGAACGGCCAACCCGAAGGGCGAAAAGCACCCGATGGCCGAGAAGTCCATCAACCTCATTTGGGTGCGGCTCCCGACCAAAGAAGCGTTCGAGGTGCTGAGCCAGAAGGTGAACGATCCCGCGAAGTTTAACAAGGTGCCGATCAAGCTCGAAACGGCGTCCAGCGGCATCGGCACCTGGCTGGGGGCGTTCAAGGACATCTTCTGGGGCATCAAGTTCATCCTGGTGCCCGCGATGATCGGAATCATGAGCCTCGTGGTCGCCAACGCGCTGAGCATCTCGGTGCGCGAGCGCCGCACCGAGATGGCGGTGCTAAAGGTGCTCGGGTTCGCCCCGCGGCACGTGCTGCTGATCGTGCTCGGCGAGGCGCTGCTGGTGGGGTTCCTGGGGGGCGGGATGAGTGCGCTGATGGCCTACGGGCTCTTGGGGAACGTGAAGTTCCAGATCATGTTTTTTGGAGCGTTCTTCGTGCCCGCCAACGCGCTCGTCTACGGCCCGGCCCTGGGAATGGCGGTGTCGTTCGCGGGGTGCATCGGTCCGGCGCTGGCCGCCAAGAACGTGAAGGTGGCCGAGGTGTTCGCGCGCGTGGCGTGA
- a CDS encoding ABC transporter permease: protein MTDAPATPEPTEARKGRARLAGENLSLDRGGDGFGRRLVKTLARFFRTIFSLVGTLFVIGFSLLPLSALLIALPAVAPNEAVLTDSIRPARSRLARTFRRAFALGAGFVVLIALTAFAIEVVSRLPLPAGGQMGTLAKKVLGFAVTDFVPDDPQPAELPEGKTWLTTPELLDKVRSLQQAANRQNLNPRDKKDASDKLAETEAELEERAPKSPKLQLLRNPRLAPVLGVPLWKLLPLALVEQWPFVLLVVYGTDLLLLLLIGKVPLAYNFRYLWVRRRDTALTAVAFTVVVALVVVLLAFVNGMYKLNETTGVPGNVLVMSEGSTDELFSNLARGGEIDNAMRTNLTADEKGRPIGGGKGVGVARGTFGPSGAFDRLPADAPRDLPGATYLHSYESYIVMNQAIPPKPGETPKRRFVQMRAFQDVRLGGAVHNIDLEPGGQWVSGTGVEPGSKAPDGREYLQCCIGEGAAATLGEDAGKARLAVGDTFELGDRWWKVVGLMRTRGTTYGSEVWAGIENPVVRATGKGDKYTTLVLRMADDSAASARAMAYFLNEVYDQAKLKAFSEPDYYKELTKTNEQFLTAIVMMAVIMAVGGIFGVMNTMFASIAARIKEVGVLRILGFKRWQILISFMIESLAIAFAGGLLGCLLGLFANGFEAASTLSGGQGGGKSVTLTMQVDVPILATGMLFTLVMGRLGGLVPALSAMRMEILDSLR, encoded by the coding sequence ATGACCGACGCCCCTGCGACGCCCGAACCGACCGAGGCCCGGAAGGGCCGCGCCCGCCTCGCCGGCGAGAACCTGAGCCTCGACCGGGGCGGCGATGGTTTCGGCCGGCGGCTGGTAAAAACGTTGGCCCGGTTCTTTCGTACCATTTTCAGCCTCGTCGGAACCCTGTTCGTTATCGGGTTCTCGCTGCTGCCGCTCTCGGCGCTGCTGATCGCATTGCCCGCCGTGGCGCCCAACGAGGCCGTGCTCACCGACTCCATTCGTCCGGCGCGGTCCCGGCTCGCGCGCACCTTCCGGCGCGCGTTCGCGCTGGGCGCGGGGTTCGTGGTGCTGATCGCGCTCACGGCGTTCGCCATTGAGGTGGTGTCCCGCCTCCCGCTGCCGGCCGGGGGGCAAATGGGCACGCTGGCGAAGAAGGTGCTCGGCTTCGCGGTCACGGACTTCGTCCCGGACGACCCGCAACCGGCCGAACTGCCCGAGGGCAAAACGTGGCTCACCACGCCCGAACTGCTCGACAAGGTGCGGTCGCTGCAACAGGCGGCGAACCGCCAGAACCTTAACCCGCGCGACAAAAAGGACGCGAGCGACAAACTGGCCGAGACCGAAGCCGAGTTGGAGGAGCGCGCCCCGAAGTCCCCGAAGCTCCAACTGCTCCGAAACCCGCGCCTCGCCCCAGTGCTGGGCGTGCCGCTGTGGAAGCTGCTGCCGCTCGCCCTGGTCGAGCAGTGGCCGTTCGTCCTGCTCGTCGTGTACGGCACCGACCTGCTCCTGCTGTTGCTCATCGGCAAGGTGCCGCTGGCGTACAACTTCCGCTACCTGTGGGTGCGCCGCCGGGACACCGCGCTCACCGCGGTGGCCTTTACGGTCGTGGTCGCGCTCGTGGTCGTGCTGCTGGCGTTCGTCAACGGGATGTACAAGCTGAACGAGACCACGGGCGTGCCCGGGAACGTGCTGGTGATGTCCGAGGGGTCCACGGACGAGTTGTTCAGCAACCTCGCGCGCGGCGGCGAGATCGACAACGCCATGCGCACCAACCTGACGGCCGACGAAAAGGGGCGGCCGATCGGCGGCGGTAAGGGCGTCGGCGTCGCCCGCGGCACGTTCGGCCCGAGCGGAGCGTTCGACCGGTTACCGGCGGACGCCCCGCGCGACCTGCCGGGGGCCACGTACCTGCACAGCTACGAATCGTACATCGTGATGAACCAGGCGATCCCGCCCAAGCCGGGCGAAACGCCGAAGCGGCGGTTCGTGCAGATGCGGGCCTTTCAGGACGTGCGGCTCGGCGGCGCCGTTCACAACATCGACCTGGAGCCGGGCGGCCAGTGGGTCTCCGGGACGGGCGTGGAGCCCGGGTCGAAGGCGCCGGACGGGCGCGAGTACCTCCAGTGCTGCATCGGCGAGGGCGCCGCGGCCACGCTCGGCGAGGACGCGGGCAAGGCGCGCCTCGCGGTGGGCGACACGTTCGAGTTGGGCGACCGCTGGTGGAAGGTGGTCGGGCTGATGCGCACCCGCGGCACCACCTACGGGTCAGAGGTGTGGGCCGGTATCGAGAACCCCGTCGTGCGCGCCACCGGTAAGGGGGACAAGTACACCACGCTCGTGCTCCGGATGGCCGACGACTCCGCCGCCTCGGCCCGAGCGATGGCCTACTTCCTGAACGAGGTGTACGACCAGGCCAAGCTCAAGGCGTTCTCGGAGCCCGACTACTACAAGGAGCTGACGAAGACCAACGAGCAGTTCCTCACCGCGATCGTGATGATGGCGGTCATCATGGCGGTGGGGGGCATCTTCGGGGTGATGAACACCATGTTCGCCTCGATCGCCGCCCGCATCAAGGAGGTGGGGGTGCTGCGCATCCTCGGGTTCAAGCGCTGGCAGATCCTCATTTCGTTCATGATCGAGTCGCTGGCGATCGCGTTCGCGGGCGGGCTCCTGGGCTGCCTGTTGGGGCTGTTCGCGAACGGGTTCGAGGCCGCCAGCACGCTGTCCGGTGGCCAGGGGGGCGGGAAGAGCGTGACCCTCACCATGCAAGTGGACGTCCCCATCCTCGCGACCGGAATGTTGTTCACACTGGTGATGGGGCGGCTCGGCGGGCTAGTGCCCGCGCTGTCCGCGATGCGGATGGAGATCCTGGACTCGCTCCGTTAG